In a single window of the Daphnia carinata strain CSIRO-1 chromosome 4, CSIRO_AGI_Dcar_HiC_V3, whole genome shotgun sequence genome:
- the LOC130687576 gene encoding uncharacterized protein LOC130687576, which translates to MSFIMAKTHVAPLKQLAIPRLELQGAVEALHLAIIICREMNLDLSQATFHVDSQTVLRWIHSANVKYEVFVGIRIGKILVNTDCRQWRHVPGIMNSADVCSRGPDPDNLKELQQFHQGPAFLLLEPPLWPKWDQTE; encoded by the coding sequence ATGTCTTTCATCATGGCCAAAACGCACGTCGCACCGCTAAAACAGCTCGCGATCCCTCGGCTCGAACTTCAAGGAGCTGTCGAAGCTTTACACCTGGCCATAATAATTTGCCGTGAGATGAACCTGGATCTAAGTCAAGCCACGTTTCACGTCGACTCCCAGACAGTTCTGAGATGGATCCATTCTGCCAATGTCAAATACGAAGTGTTTGTGGGAATTAGAATTGGAAAGATTTTAGTGAACACCGATTGTCGACAATGGCGCCACGTACCAGGAATCATGAATTCAGCAGATGTTTGCAGTAGAGGACCAGATCCCGACAATCTCAAAGAGCTACAGCAGTTCCATCAAGGGCCAGCCTTTCTGTTGTTGGAACCTCCATTATGGCCAAAGTGGGATCAAACCGAATAA